A stretch of Clostridium formicaceticum DNA encodes these proteins:
- a CDS encoding UDP-N-acetylmuramoyl-L-alanyl-D-glutamate--2,6-diaminopimelate ligase gives MLLTELLKGMVIEEIVGNDKINIDDIGYDSRNLKKNSLFLCIKGFKTDGHLYIKDAIRRGATAVMVERTVEVEGVTVIRVKDTRKAMAAIASRFYGHPSRSLNLIGVTGTNGKTSTTYMIKKILETCGKKTGLIGTISNWIGEEKMDASRTTPEALDLQRLFKNMLEVEADSCVMEVSSHSLELQRVEECEFKVGVFTNLTPEHLDFHKTLEDYRNAKKKLFYKTSLCNVINIDDLDGRKIAEEMKDLSTPLLTYGIREQAEITARNIVMTMTSVSFDLITPKYTEKIELNIPGMFTVYNGLAAIAACYSMNIDIKNIKKGLKNLRGVAGRLEAVEEFKDFAVIVDYAHTPDALENVLKSVKDFTNNKLITVFGCGGDRDQTKRPVMGEIAGIYSDLTIITSDNPRTEDSMKILKMIEEGMNKTKGKYHVIEDRREAIVFALKSATKGDIILIAGKGHETYQIIGDSVFEFDDRKVALEIAKEDGII, from the coding sequence ATGCTACTAACAGAATTATTAAAGGGAATGGTGATTGAAGAAATTGTAGGAAATGATAAAATAAATATTGATGATATAGGGTATGATTCAAGGAATCTAAAGAAAAACAGTCTATTTCTGTGTATCAAAGGATTCAAGACAGATGGACATTTATACATAAAGGATGCTATACGAAGGGGAGCTACTGCTGTTATGGTGGAAAGAACTGTGGAGGTTGAAGGTGTAACAGTGATAAGGGTAAAGGATACAAGAAAAGCAATGGCAGCCATAGCAAGTCGATTTTATGGCCATCCCAGCAGATCCCTTAATCTAATAGGGGTAACTGGTACCAATGGAAAAACCTCTACAACCTATATGATCAAAAAAATATTGGAAACCTGTGGAAAAAAGACTGGCTTGATTGGTACCATTTCTAACTGGATTGGTGAGGAAAAAATGGATGCCAGTAGGACCACCCCAGAGGCTTTAGATTTGCAGAGATTATTTAAAAATATGTTAGAAGTTGAAGCAGATAGTTGTGTTATGGAGGTTTCCTCTCATTCATTAGAACTGCAGAGAGTAGAGGAATGCGAATTCAAGGTAGGGGTTTTTACTAATTTGACGCCTGAACATTTAGATTTTCACAAAACGTTAGAGGACTATAGAAATGCTAAGAAAAAGCTATTTTATAAAACTTCTCTATGCAATGTCATCAATATAGACGATCTGGATGGTAGAAAAATTGCCGAGGAAATGAAAGATTTATCAACGCCATTGTTAACTTATGGGATTAGGGAACAGGCGGAGATTACAGCACGAAATATTGTAATGACTATGACATCTGTTTCTTTTGATTTAATTACACCAAAGTATACAGAAAAGATAGAACTAAACATTCCAGGCATGTTTACTGTATATAATGGACTTGCGGCTATTGCTGCCTGCTATAGCATGAATATAGATATAAAGAATATAAAAAAAGGATTAAAAAATCTCAGAGGGGTGGCAGGAAGGTTAGAAGCTGTAGAAGAATTTAAAGATTTTGCTGTAATTGTTGATTATGCCCATACTCCAGATGCTTTAGAGAATGTGCTGAAGTCAGTAAAAGATTTCACAAATAATAAACTCATCACTGTTTTTGGCTGTGGTGGTGATAGAGATCAGACAAAAAGACCAGTGATGGGAGAAATTGCTGGTATATACAGTGATTTAACAATCATTACCTCCGACAACCCAAGAACAGAAGATTCAATGAAAATTTTAAAAATGATCGAAGAGGGAATGAATAAGACCAAGGGAAAATATCATGTGATAGAAGACCGTAGAGAAGCCATCGTTTTTGCATTAAAAAGTGCAACAAAAGGCGATATTATTCTGATTGCCGGCAAAGGTCATGAAACCTATCAAATTATTGGTGATAGTGTGTTTGAATTTGATGATAGAAAAGTGGCTTTGGAAATAGCTAAGGAGGATGGGATAATATGA